From a single Apium graveolens cultivar Ventura chromosome 2, ASM990537v1, whole genome shotgun sequence genomic region:
- the LOC141691847 gene encoding uncharacterized protein LOC141691847 has protein sequence MSAIHFKFYATNNDAEYEALINGLKIALEMGVRNLIAKSDSELVVNQVNGGFQARGPQTELYLRCTQRLIGMFKEVRLECVPREKNSNADALAKMGSQQEAVLLGSIPLGIQEIPSIPEVETMRVDEAPKETWMTPILAYIRKGILPEDKFMARRLRYQAARYVIYDEVLYKRGFNQPLLRACDRCQRFANYSSMPATLLTPMASPWPFAMWEIDLIGELPKAKGDIKYAVVAVDYFTKWAEAMPLATIITKKIRYFVFNSIVSMVPVEVGSGSLRRDCYGKKDDEVNQRLHLDLLEETRENSQLRLAAYQQRAARYYNKKVKGQLLKVGDLVLRKVIPNTKNPQHGVFGANWEGPYKIKSILWKGTYHLEDMDGKLVPRAWNAEHLRKYYQ, from the exons ATGAGCGCcattcatttcaagttttatgcaaccaataatgatgcggagtatgaGGCGCTGATTAATGGCCTGAAAATCGCTTTGGAAATGGGGGTGCGGAACTTAATTGCAAAAAGTGACTCAGAGTTGGTAGTGAATCAGGTGAACGGGGGATTTCAAGCGCGAGGCCCACAAacagaattatacttgagatgtACACAGCGCCTGATTGGAATGTTCAAAGAAGTTAGATTGGAATGTGTTCCGCGGGAGAAAAACAGTAATGCGGATGCTCTGGCAAAAATGGGGTCGCAACAAGAGGCTGTGTTGTTAGGATCCATCCCCCTTGGAATCCAGGAgattcctagtatcccagagGTAGAAACTATGCGAGTggatgaggctcccaaggaaacatggatgacgcccattctAGCTTACATTCGTAAGGGAATACTCCCCGAGGATAAGTTTATGGCTCGCCGACTCCGCTATCAGGCTGCAAGATACGTGATATACGACGAAGTCCTGTACAAGAGAGGGTTCAACCAACCTCTGCTTAG ggcatgtgatcgctgccagcgcttTGCAAACTACTCGTCTATGCCGGCGACACTCTTGACGCCTATGGCAAGCCCGTGGCCGTTCGCCATGTGGGAAATTGATCTTATCGGGGAATTGCCGAAAGCTAAAGGAGACATCAAATATGCAGTGGTTGCGgtcgattactttactaaatgggcggaAGCTATGCCACTGGCTACTATCATCACAAAGAAAATCAGATATTTTGTTTTCAACTCAATTGTAT ctatggtccccgtggaaGTTGGATCGGGATCACTTCGCAGAGATTGTTACGGGAAAAAAGATGatgaggttaatcaaaggcttcatttagATCTCTTAGAGGAGACGAGGGAAAATTCTCAGCTAAGGCTAGCGGCATATCAGCAGCGTGccgcaaggtattataacaagaaggtaaaagGACAATTGCTGAAGGTGGGGGATTTGGTACTTAGGAAAGTGATACCCAATACAAAGAACCCccaacatggagtgtttggagctaattgggaaggaccgtacaaaATAAAGTCCATCCTGTGGaaggggacttatcaccttgaagataTGGACGGGAAGCTAGTTCCGCGAGCTTGGAATgcggaacatctccgaaagtattaccAGTAA